The following proteins are co-located in the Gossypium hirsutum isolate 1008001.06 chromosome A02, Gossypium_hirsutum_v2.1, whole genome shotgun sequence genome:
- the LOC107952397 gene encoding polygalacturonase-like, translating into MAIQFNFVSSMLILVLLSISSVEGQGGGGGGVIDVVAKFGAKADEKTDLSKPLLDAWKEACAYTSPSKIVIPKGIYFLSTATLDGPFKAPIELQVQGTVKAPADPGAFKEPKWIAFNRIEIFKLSGGGVFDGQGTTAYKREGCKGHDYCGSLPIEESKVKLSNISFKNIHGTSSRPEAVKIICSATLPCENVELADIEITHSGPTGPLKLRMVDRLDLQYHNVRM; encoded by the exons atggctattcaatttaattttgtttcatccatgttaatactagtacttttgtCCATATCATCCGTTGAAGGTCAAGGAGGAGGAGGTGGTGGTGTTATTGATGTTGTTGCAAAGTTTGGTGCAAAGGCAGATGAGAAAACAGATTTGAGTAAG cCATTGTTGGATGCTTGGAAAGAAGCATGTGCCTACACATCTCCGTCAAAAATTGTGATTCCTAAAGGGATATATTTTTTAAGTACAGCTACCTTAGATGGTCCTTTCAAGGCTCCTATTGAGCTTCAAGTTCAAGGCACTGTGAAGGCTCCGGCAGACCCTGGTGCTTTCAAGGAGCCTAAATGGATTGCTTTCAATAgaattgaaattttcaaattgTCTGGCGGAGGAGTTTTTGACGGCCAGGGAACCACTGCTTATAAAAGGGAAGGTTGCAAAGGTCATGATTATTGCGGTTCACTTCCTATT GAAGAATCAAAAGTTAAACTAAGCAACATTAGTTTCAAAAACATTCACGGCACTTCTTCGCGTCCAGAAGCTGTCAAGATTATTTGTAGTGCTACTTTGCCTTGTGAAAATGTGGAACTTGCAGACATTGAAATTACGCATAGTGGACCGACTGGACCATTGAAATTACGCATGGTGGACCGACTGGACCTGCAGTATCACAATGTTCGAATGTGA